A section of the Actinomycetes bacterium genome encodes:
- a CDS encoding BTAD domain-containing putative transcriptional regulator, producing MRSTSDVPAAPVPHRLRLLGGFEVVRGGGELGLSHQAQRLVAYLALHGRRARTDISGTLWPDASEQHAQGSLRTAVWRLDRGAGPLLDCHGQDLALAPTVTVDVHELVRCALALIRAEHCDSPEDWLRWIDCGDLLPGWYDDWVLFERERLRQLRLHALELAAERLLANGRPGLALALALEAVRVEPLRESAHRQVLAIHLAEGNVGEARRQYDALRRLLRVELGVEPSAQTARMVPLRLPPDAVDLRSREQVHRPRQGDRPEGVH from the coding sequence ATGCGCTCGACTTCCGACGTCCCGGCCGCGCCGGTTCCCCACCGGCTCCGGCTGCTGGGTGGCTTCGAGGTGGTCCGCGGCGGGGGAGAGCTGGGGCTGTCGCACCAGGCGCAGCGGCTGGTCGCCTACCTTGCGCTGCACGGTCGGCGGGCGCGCACCGACATCTCGGGGACGTTGTGGCCGGACGCCAGCGAGCAGCACGCACAGGGCAGCCTGCGGACGGCCGTGTGGCGGCTGGACCGCGGTGCCGGCCCGCTGCTGGACTGCCATGGGCAGGACCTCGCGCTGGCGCCGACCGTGACGGTCGACGTGCACGAGCTGGTCCGCTGTGCCCTCGCGTTGATCCGGGCCGAGCACTGCGACTCGCCGGAGGACTGGCTGCGCTGGATCGACTGCGGGGACCTGCTGCCCGGCTGGTACGACGACTGGGTGCTGTTCGAACGCGAGCGGCTGCGGCAGCTGCGGCTGCACGCCCTGGAGCTGGCCGCCGAGCGGCTGCTCGCGAACGGCCGACCCGGCCTGGCGCTCGCCCTCGCGCTCGAAGCCGTCCGGGTCGAGCCGCTGCGCGAGAGCGCGCACCGACAGGTGCTGGCCATCCATCTCGCCGAGGGCAATGTCGGCGAGGCGCGTCGGCAGTACGACGCGCTGCGCCGGCTGTTGCGGGTCGAGCTCGGGGTGGAACCCTCAGCGCAGACCGCGCGGATGGTCCCGCTCCGGCTGCCACCAGATGCCGTCGACCTGCGGTCCCGTGAGCAGGTCCACCGCCCCCGCCAGGGCGATCGCCCGGAGGGTGTCCACTAG
- a CDS encoding LysE family translocator encodes MLTGLAVWVAAAALGLSALLRASHEGSTALRIAGVAYLLWLGVQSLRARPGRAPGQPALPPRGGGRRLSLLGTGYGAGLAADLLNPKVGVFFITFLPGFIPHGQPVGATSLLLGVVFIGETAIYFAVLLLLAGRVTSWFGNPRVRRRLDRATGLVLIGFGIRLGVES; translated from the coding sequence GTGCTCACCGGGCTGGCCGTGTGGGTGGCGGCCGCGGCGCTCGGGCTGTCCGCACTCTTGCGGGCCAGCCACGAGGGCTCCACGGCGCTGCGGATCGCGGGGGTGGCGTACCTGCTCTGGCTCGGCGTGCAGTCCCTGCGGGCCCGCCCCGGCCGCGCACCGGGCCAGCCCGCGCTGCCACCCCGCGGGGGCGGGCGGCGGCTGAGCCTGCTCGGCACCGGCTACGGCGCCGGGCTGGCGGCGGACCTGCTCAACCCGAAGGTGGGCGTCTTCTTCATCACCTTCCTGCCCGGGTTCATCCCGCACGGGCAGCCGGTGGGCGCGACGTCGCTGTTGCTCGGCGTGGTCTTCATCGGAGAGACGGCCATCTACTTCGCGGTGCTGCTCCTGCTGGCCGGCCGGGTGACCTCCTGGTTCGGCAACCCGCGAGTCCGCCGCCGGCTCGACCGGGCCACCGGGCTGGTCCTCATCGGCTTCGGCATCCGGCTCGGCGTCGAGTCCTGA
- a CDS encoding aldo/keto reductase: MRAVPGTTLSVFPLCLGGNVFGWTADEPTSFAVLDAFVGAGGTMIDTADTYSAWQGTPGGESETIIGRWMRSRRNRDSLVIATKVGKAPGLNNLRPDTIRTAVERSLQRLQTDRVDVYYAHQDHPDPLDETLETFDALIREGKVRYLGASQITAARLAESLDRAVDKGWTPYAVLQPHYHLLHRTEYEHELLPVLTSHGMGSFPYYGLAQGFLTGKYRSGGPTVDSVRSAGALRYLDERGQRVLGALDTVAAAHRATPGAVALAWLLTRPAVVAPIASARTPEQLAELLPMATLELGPDDLARLDAAAR, translated from the coding sequence GTGCGCGCCGTGCCCGGGACCACCCTGTCGGTCTTCCCCTTGTGCCTGGGCGGCAACGTGTTCGGCTGGACCGCCGACGAGCCCACTTCCTTCGCGGTGCTGGACGCCTTCGTCGGGGCCGGTGGCACCATGATCGACACTGCGGACACCTACTCGGCCTGGCAGGGCACGCCCGGCGGGGAGTCGGAGACGATCATCGGCCGGTGGATGCGGTCCCGCCGCAACCGGGACTCGCTGGTGATCGCGACGAAGGTCGGCAAGGCGCCAGGGCTGAACAACCTGCGTCCGGACACCATCCGCACCGCGGTCGAGCGCTCCCTGCAACGACTGCAGACCGACCGCGTCGACGTGTACTACGCCCACCAGGACCACCCGGACCCCCTGGACGAGACCCTCGAGACCTTCGACGCGCTGATCCGGGAGGGGAAGGTCCGGTACCTCGGCGCCTCACAGATCACCGCTGCCCGGCTGGCCGAATCGCTGGACCGGGCCGTCGACAAGGGCTGGACACCGTATGCGGTGCTCCAGCCGCACTACCACCTGCTGCACCGCACCGAGTACGAGCATGAGCTGCTCCCGGTGCTCACCTCGCACGGCATGGGCAGCTTCCCCTACTACGGGCTGGCCCAGGGGTTCCTCACCGGCAAGTACCGCAGCGGCGGGCCGACGGTGGACAGCGTTCGGTCGGCCGGAGCGCTCAGGTACCTCGATGAGCGCGGGCAGCGGGTCCTCGGCGCGCTCGACACGGTCGCCGCCGCCCACCGCGCGACACCTGGGGCGGTGGCGCTCGCCTGGCTGCTGACCCGGCCGGCCGTGGTGGCTCCGATCGCCAGCGCCCGGACGCCGGAGCAGCTCGCCGAGCTGCTGCCCATGGCGACCCTCGAGCTGGGCCCCGACGACCTGGCCCGGCTGGACGCCGCCGCGCGTTGA
- a CDS encoding DUF692 family multinuclear iron-containing protein has product MTQLVPGGGASAVGAPPRPLGVGCSYLPSLPAVTTSVLDLVDFVEVSPDLLCREVERTAGPGVGMAFVPRLLDDALSVLDGVPVTVHGLELSIGTATGWNEAYLEVLDQFLDLVPARWHSEHLGFLLAQRADGRTVNAGVPLPLPFTREAVECVAPRAAALVDRYRLPFLLENATYYLPGLPADPGWDELDFLCALTDAAPCGLLLDLFNLHCNAVNHGFDLMAALARLPLDRVVEVHLAGGGVEQGFLLDSHSGSVPPPVWTALEWLLPLAPNLAGVLYEVQEPAFPLVGLETLRGELDRVGQLWRRFRGGPE; this is encoded by the coding sequence ATGACCCAGCTGGTTCCGGGCGGGGGCGCATCGGCTGTCGGCGCGCCCCCGCGCCCCCTGGGCGTCGGCTGCAGCTACCTCCCGTCGCTGCCCGCCGTCACCACCTCGGTCCTGGACCTCGTGGACTTCGTCGAGGTCAGCCCGGACCTGCTCTGCCGCGAGGTGGAGCGGACGGCCGGCCCTGGCGTCGGGATGGCCTTCGTCCCGCGACTGCTCGACGACGCGCTGTCGGTCCTCGACGGCGTCCCGGTGACGGTGCACGGTCTGGAGCTCTCGATCGGGACGGCCACCGGGTGGAATGAGGCCTACCTCGAGGTGCTGGACCAGTTCCTGGACCTGGTGCCGGCCCGGTGGCACAGCGAGCACCTGGGGTTCCTGCTGGCCCAGCGGGCCGACGGGCGAACGGTCAACGCCGGCGTGCCGCTGCCGCTGCCGTTCACTCGGGAGGCGGTCGAGTGCGTGGCCCCGCGCGCTGCCGCACTGGTGGACCGGTACCGGCTGCCGTTCCTGCTGGAGAACGCGACGTACTACCTGCCCGGGCTGCCGGCCGACCCGGGCTGGGACGAGCTCGACTTCCTGTGCGCGCTGACGGACGCCGCACCCTGCGGACTGCTACTCGACCTGTTCAACCTGCACTGCAACGCCGTCAACCACGGCTTCGACCTGATGGCCGCGCTGGCCCGGCTGCCACTCGATCGGGTGGTGGAGGTCCACCTCGCCGGTGGCGGTGTCGAGCAGGGGTTCCTGCTCGACTCGCACAGCGGCTCGGTGCCGCCGCCGGTGTGGACGGCGCTGGAGTGGTTGCTGCCGCTGGCGCCGAACCTGGCCGGGGTGCTGTACGAGGTGCAGGAGCCGGCCTTCCCCCTCGTCGGGCTGGAGACGCTCCGGGGCGAGCTTGACCGGGTCGGCCAGCTCTGGCGGCGCTTCCGGGGCGGGCCGGAATGA
- a CDS encoding ABC transporter ATP-binding protein: MSTDSPHGLRSLRSLWRVRSYVRPYAGQMVLMTVAAAVAVAASIVVPLVIRRVVDGPISQGNRAGLIPLGLLAVALGVIEAALVFVRRWVQSYAALGMESAMRDDLYRHLQQLPVAFHDRWQTGQLLSRATSDLSTIRRFLSFGLVFLVVNLATFVTVVVLLVRMYAPLGLLVAVSAVPLFLISRSLAKAYLETSRRVQDLQGDLATFIEESAVGVRMIRSFGRREHVGETFRGGARTLHDSAVGKAVLVARFWSLLDLVPSLTLGLTLLFGALAVTRGSMTLGDLVAFVSLMLMLVWPVDSLGWILANGQEAMTAADRVYEVFDTVPTIVNSSDALDLDHVSGRVRFEGVGFRYTGSTTPVLHDVTLEIHPGETLALVGATGSGKTTLTSLVPRLYDVSEGRITLDGHDIRDLQLASLRPLVSTAFEDATLFSASVRENLTLGFPEATDADVAQALDIAQAEFVHALPWGLDTRVGEQGLSLAGGQRQRLALARAVIGRPHVLVLDDPLSALDVHTESLVEQALRRVLATTTALLVVHRPSTVALADRVALLEDGTITAVATHSELMATRPSYRAVLSQHAEELPTR, encoded by the coding sequence ATGTCCACCGACTCACCGCACGGCCTGCGCAGCCTGCGCTCGCTGTGGAGGGTCAGGAGCTATGTCCGCCCGTATGCGGGCCAGATGGTGCTCATGACCGTGGCCGCGGCCGTCGCCGTGGCCGCGAGCATCGTGGTCCCCCTGGTGATCCGGAGGGTCGTCGACGGGCCGATCAGCCAGGGCAATCGCGCCGGCCTGATCCCGCTGGGCCTGCTCGCCGTCGCCCTCGGGGTCATCGAGGCGGCGCTGGTCTTCGTCCGGCGCTGGGTGCAGTCCTACGCCGCGCTGGGCATGGAGTCCGCCATGCGCGACGACCTGTACCGGCACCTGCAGCAGCTGCCGGTGGCCTTCCACGACCGGTGGCAGACCGGTCAGCTGCTGTCCCGCGCCACCAGTGACCTGTCGACGATCCGCCGGTTCCTCTCGTTCGGCCTGGTGTTCCTGGTCGTCAACCTGGCCACCTTCGTGACCGTCGTCGTCCTGCTGGTGCGCATGTACGCCCCGCTGGGCCTGCTCGTCGCCGTGTCCGCCGTCCCGCTGTTCCTCATCTCGCGCAGCCTGGCCAAGGCCTACCTGGAGACGTCCCGCCGGGTGCAGGACCTGCAGGGCGACCTGGCCACCTTCATCGAGGAGTCCGCCGTCGGCGTGCGCATGATCCGCTCGTTCGGACGCCGGGAGCACGTGGGTGAGACCTTCCGCGGCGGCGCGCGCACCCTGCACGACTCGGCGGTCGGTAAGGCCGTCCTGGTGGCCCGGTTCTGGTCCCTGCTGGACCTGGTGCCCAGCCTGACCCTAGGCCTCACCCTGCTGTTCGGCGCGCTCGCCGTCACCCGCGGCTCGATGACCCTGGGCGACCTGGTCGCGTTCGTCTCGCTCATGCTCATGCTGGTGTGGCCGGTCGACTCGCTGGGCTGGATCCTGGCGAACGGCCAGGAGGCCATGACCGCGGCGGACCGGGTCTACGAGGTCTTCGACACCGTGCCGACCATCGTCAACTCGTCCGACGCGCTGGACCTGGACCACGTCAGCGGGCGGGTGCGCTTCGAGGGCGTCGGCTTCCGGTACACCGGGTCCACCACCCCGGTGCTGCACGACGTCACCCTGGAGATCCACCCGGGCGAGACCCTCGCCCTCGTCGGCGCCACCGGCAGCGGCAAGACCACACTGACCTCGCTGGTGCCCCGCCTCTACGACGTGAGCGAGGGCCGGATCACCCTCGACGGCCACGACATCCGCGACCTCCAGCTGGCGTCGTTGCGGCCGCTGGTGTCCACGGCCTTCGAGGACGCCACGCTGTTCTCGGCGAGCGTCCGGGAGAACCTCACCCTCGGGTTCCCCGAGGCCACGGACGCCGACGTCGCTCAGGCGCTGGACATCGCGCAGGCCGAGTTCGTGCACGCCCTGCCCTGGGGACTGGACACCCGCGTCGGCGAGCAGGGCCTGTCACTGGCCGGCGGCCAGCGACAGCGGCTCGCGCTGGCCAGGGCGGTGATCGGCCGGCCGCACGTCCTCGTGCTCGACGACCCGCTGTCGGCCCTCGACGTCCACACCGAGTCGCTGGTCGAGCAGGCTCTGCGCCGGGTGCTCGCCACCACCACGGCCCTGCTCGTGGTGCACCGCCCGTCCACGGTGGCGCTGGCCGACCGGGTCGCGCTGCTCGAGGACGGCACGATCACCGCCGTGGCGACCCACTCCGAGCTGATGGCGACCAGGCCGTCGTACCGCGCCGTGCTGTCCCAGCACGCCGAGGAGCTGCCGACCCGATGA